The following coding sequences lie in one Streptomyces xiamenensis genomic window:
- a CDS encoding xanthine dehydrogenase family protein molybdopterin-binding subunit, which translates to MTFLNAPDAIGRDLPRRDGRAKVLGTAVYAYEAAAENPAYVYPVQAAIARGRVTELDTTEAEALDGVAAVLTPGTVERLASTDDRELAALQDDEVAFRGQVVAAVIADTSETARHAAALIRVTYAQEPHDAELRADREDLYAPEQVNPSFPTDTAEGDIEAAMAAAEVTVEQTYTTAMNHNNPMEPHATTALWDPAGEGLLTLWDSTQGVHPTRTTVAGVFGLDEAQIRVVCPYVGGGFGSKGQPHVNVVLAALAARALPGRPVRLALTRQQMFCLVGYRTPTIQRCSLGADRDGTLTALALDVVEQTSRIKEFAEQTGVPSRIMYATANRRTTHRLAALDVPVPSWMRAPGECPGMFGPEVAMDELAERLGMDPIELRVRNEPAVEPGSGKPFSSRNLVGCLREGATRFGWSRRDPRPGARRRGAWLVGTGVAASTYPVNRMPYSTAVIRREGDRYVAEIGASDLGTGTWTTLPQIAADALGVPVSRVDVRIGDTDCPTASVAGGSSGMTTWGSAVVEAARALRERYGNEPPDGAEASGSVGRPDDRYAMHAFGAQFAEAHINTDTGEVRVPRLLGVFAAGRIINPRTARSQFIGGMTMGLSMALHESSVLDPRSGHVVNHDFAEYHITANADVHEIEAHWLPEHDPHVNAMGSKGIGEIGIVGTAAAVSNAVWHACGVRVRDLPITLDKVLPALEGWEGKPKR; encoded by the coding sequence CGATCGCCCGTGGCCGGGTCACGGAACTCGACACCACCGAGGCCGAGGCGCTCGACGGCGTGGCGGCGGTGCTCACCCCTGGGACCGTCGAGCGGCTGGCATCCACCGACGACCGGGAGCTGGCGGCGCTCCAGGACGACGAAGTCGCCTTCCGGGGCCAGGTCGTGGCCGCCGTCATCGCCGACACCTCGGAGACCGCCCGGCACGCCGCCGCTCTGATCCGGGTGACCTACGCGCAGGAGCCGCACGACGCCGAACTGCGGGCCGACCGGGAGGACCTGTACGCGCCCGAGCAGGTGAACCCGTCCTTCCCCACCGACACGGCCGAGGGCGACATCGAGGCGGCGATGGCTGCGGCGGAAGTGACCGTCGAGCAGACGTACACCACGGCGATGAACCACAACAACCCGATGGAACCGCACGCGACGACGGCCCTGTGGGACCCGGCCGGCGAGGGCCTGCTCACCCTGTGGGACTCCACCCAGGGCGTCCACCCGACGCGCACCACCGTGGCCGGCGTGTTCGGTCTCGACGAGGCGCAGATCCGGGTCGTGTGCCCGTATGTCGGGGGAGGCTTCGGTTCCAAGGGGCAACCGCACGTCAACGTGGTGCTCGCCGCACTGGCGGCGCGGGCGCTTCCCGGCCGGCCGGTGCGGCTGGCCCTGACCCGCCAACAGATGTTCTGCCTCGTCGGCTACCGCACCCCCACGATTCAGCGGTGCTCCCTGGGCGCCGACCGTGACGGCACGCTCACCGCGCTCGCGCTCGACGTCGTCGAGCAGACCTCGCGGATCAAGGAGTTCGCCGAGCAGACCGGCGTGCCGTCGCGGATCATGTACGCCACCGCGAACCGCCGGACCACGCACCGGCTCGCGGCCCTCGATGTCCCGGTGCCGTCCTGGATGCGCGCCCCCGGTGAGTGTCCGGGGATGTTCGGACCCGAGGTGGCGATGGATGAGCTGGCCGAACGTCTCGGCATGGACCCGATCGAACTGCGGGTCCGCAACGAACCAGCCGTCGAACCGGGTTCGGGGAAGCCCTTCTCCAGCCGCAATCTCGTCGGTTGCCTGCGGGAGGGAGCCACGCGATTCGGCTGGTCGCGGCGCGACCCCCGGCCCGGCGCGAGGCGGCGCGGCGCGTGGCTGGTCGGCACGGGCGTCGCGGCCTCCACGTACCCGGTCAATCGCATGCCGTACTCGACGGCGGTGATCCGGCGGGAAGGGGACCGCTACGTCGCCGAGATCGGCGCGTCCGACCTCGGCACCGGGACGTGGACCACGTTGCCGCAGATCGCTGCGGACGCGCTCGGGGTACCGGTCTCCCGGGTGGATGTCCGGATCGGTGACACCGACTGTCCGACGGCGTCCGTGGCCGGAGGGTCCTCGGGGATGACGACGTGGGGCTCCGCCGTGGTCGAGGCCGCACGTGCGCTGCGGGAGCGGTACGGGAACGAGCCGCCGGACGGTGCCGAGGCGTCCGGTTCCGTCGGGCGGCCCGATGACCGGTACGCCATGCACGCCTTCGGCGCGCAGTTCGCCGAGGCGCACATCAACACCGACACGGGAGAGGTACGGGTGCCGCGCCTGCTCGGGGTGTTCGCCGCGGGCCGGATCATCAACCCGCGTACGGCGCGGTCGCAGTTCATCGGCGGGATGACCATGGGGCTCTCGATGGCGCTGCACGAGAGCAGCGTGCTCGACCCCCGTTCCGGTCATGTCGTCAACCACGACTTCGCCGAATATCACATCACGGCCAACGCGGACGTCCACGAGATCGAGGCGCACTGGCTGCCCGAACACGACCCCCATGTCAACGCCATGGGGTCGAAGGGCATCGGCGAGATCGGCATCGTCGGCACGGCCGCAGCGGTGTCGAACGCAGTGTGGCACGCCTGCGGCGTCCGCGTACGGGACCTGCCGATCACGTTGGACAAGGTGCTGCCCGCGCTGGAGGGATGGGAGGGCAAGCCGAAGCGGTGA